The Anolis carolinensis isolate JA03-04 chromosome 2, rAnoCar3.1.pri, whole genome shotgun sequence genome has a window encoding:
- the LOC100558816 gene encoding olfactory receptor 1J1, producing the protein MGQFLNDSTTSGFLLLAISIHPELQYLLTVFFLSAYMMTLLGNLLIVLLIHLDPNLLHAPMYFFLKHLLLADVGYTSAIVPKMLQTLLSKSMAISYGGCFAQMYFFIAFANTDSFLLASMAYDRYVAICYPLHYATVMSHKRCLLMAVISWAVSLILSLMYTVLASQLSFCVTKQVPHFFCDIQPLMRISCSDTKPLQTLLMTQGLVDVSTPFLLIVVSYACIFYVVMKVPSTARKLKALSTCGSHLTVVFLFYSTLIWVYFQPPSKKAGRKDTVAAILYTVVTPLLNPFIYALRNDEIKGALRRVLRRRKH; encoded by the coding sequence ATGGGACAGTTCTTGAATGACAGCACCACCTCTGGGTTCCTTCTCCTGGCCATCAGCATCCATCCAGAGCTCCAGTACCTCCTCACCGTGTTCTTCCTCTCCGCCTATATGATGACCCTCCTAGGAAACCTCCTCATTGTCCTGCTAATCCACTTGGACCCAAATCTCCTCCATGCCCCCATGTACTTCTTCCTCAAACACCTTTTGCTAGCTGATGTTGGCTACACATCTGCCATAGTTCCCAAGATGTTGCAGACCTTGCTCTCCAAGTCAATGGCCATCTCGTACGGTGGCTGTTTTGCTCAGATGTACTTCTTCATAGCCTTTGCCAACACAGATAGTTTCCTGTTGGCATCCATGGCTTATGACCGCTATGTGGCCATTTGCTACCCTTTGCACTATGCAACCGTGATGAGCCACAAGAGATGCCTCCTGATGGCAGTCATTTCATGGGCTGTCTCTCTCATCCTGTCCCTGATGTACACTGTGTTGGCATCCCAGCTCTCCTTCTGTGTCACCAAGCAAGTCCCCCATTTCTTCTGTGACATCCAGCCTCTCATGAGAATCTCCTGCTCTGACACAAAGCCCCTCCAGACTCTACTGATGACTCAAGGTCTGGTAGATGTCTCCACCCCATTTCTGTTAATTGTGGTCTCTTATGCTTGCATTTTCTATGTGGTGATGAAGGTCCCCTCAACAGCTAGGAAGCTAAAGGCTCTCTCTACATGTGGCTCCCACCTAACTGTGGTATTCTTGTTCTACAGCACCCTCATTTGGGTCTACTTCCAGCCGCCCTCCAAGAAAGCGGGCAGGAAGGACACTGTGGCTGCCATCCTGTACACTGTAGTCACCCCACTGTTGAATCCGTTCATCTATGCTCTCAGGAATGATGAGATTAAAGGAGCATTGAGAAGAGTCCTTAGGAGAAGGAAGCACTAG
- the LOC100559013 gene encoding olfactory receptor 1L4 translates to MEREEKDNQTHFTGFILLGLSASPKFQGFLFPIFLSMYLLGLLGNLLILFLIISNSSLFHTPMYFFLSHLSLADLGFSSTIVPQMLQILVSQTNTISYSGCMTQMCFFVVFCTTDNFLLASMAYDRYVAICRPLHYTTVMSYKHCVVLAAGSWFLSFSQGFLYVFTISKLSFCGSRQIPHFFCDLHPLLQLSCSDTSSAETLLMFEGTATMFGPLILILVSYMFIVWKVLKVPSASGKYKAFSTCSAHLTTVALFYGTLIGTYIRPSSTYSGSKLRVASIFYTVVTPMLNPLIYSLRNSKIHEAMRRLFRLWVWRRRGIGDLRISQNKS, encoded by the coding sequence ATGGAAAGGGAGGAGAAGGACAACCAAACCCACTTCACTGGATTCATCCTTTTGGGTCTCTCCGCCTCTCCAAAGTTCCAGGGGtttcttttccccattttcctctctATGTATTTGCTTGGTCTCCTTGGAAACCTCTTGATCTTATTTCTAATCATCTCCAACAGCAGCCTCTTCCATACCCCCATGTACTTCTTCCTCAGTCACCTGTCCTTAGCTGACTTGGGGTTTAGCTCCACCATAGTACCACAAATGCTACAGATCTTGGTGTCCCAGACAAACACCATCTCATACAGTGGCTGCATGACTCAGATGTGCTTTTTCGTGGTCTTTTGCACGACAGACAACTTCCTCTTGGCCTCCATGGCATATGACCGCTACGTTGCCATTTGCCGACCTCTCCACTACACCACAGTAATGAGCTACAAGCACTGTGTAGTTTTGGCAGCTGGGTCATGgttcctgtctttctcccaagGCTTTTTGTATGTATTTACCATCTCAAAACTTTCCTTTTGTGGGTCTCGGCAGATTCCCCACTTCTTCTGTGATCTCCATCCTTTACTCCAGCTCTCCTGCTCAGATACTTCATCTGCTGAAACGCTGCTGATGTTTGAAGGAACTGCAACCATGTTTGGACCTCTCATACTCATTCTTGTGTCTTATATGTTCATTGTGTGGAAGGTTTTGAAGGTCCCATCAGCTTCTGGGAAATACAAGGCCTTCTCCACTTGCAGTGCCCATCTCACCACAGTGGCCTTGTTCTATGGGACTCTGATAGGCACCTACATCCGGCCATCGTCCACTTATTCTGGCTCTAAATTGAGAGTTGCATCAATATTCTACACTGTTGTTACTCCTATGCTCAACCCATTAATATACAGCCTAAGAAACAGTAAAATTCACGAGGCCATGAGAAGGTTATTTAGGCTTTGGGTTTGGAGAAGAAGGGGTATTGGGGACCTAAGAATATCGCAGAATAAATCCTGA